From Scytonema millei VB511283:
GGTACTAACGTAGAAGCATATGTCACTAAGGTAAGCCAGGAATTCGATCGCCTCAACTTAGTGGAAACAACGATCCGCTTGCGACCGGGAGAAGTGCGAGGTTTAATCTTAAATAATTCTCCCGTACGGGGGGCAGAGTTGGATGTCATCCTTCAGGGTTCGGACACAGAAGAACTGAATCGCGCCGGACAGCAAGTTCTCCAAGCTTTAGAACAGCAGGCAAAATTAGCAAGTTTTCGACCCGATGCCACTCCCAGACAACCGGAAGTCCAGATTCGTCCTGACTGGGAACGAGTCGCAGAATTCGGCTTGACAACTCAAGAAATTGGCGAGACAATCCAAACTGCGCTCGAAGGTTCCATACCAACGCAACTACAAAGAGGCGATCGCTTAGTTGATATTCGCGTCCAATTGAATGAAACTACAATCCAGCGTCCTTCTCAACTCGCCAGTCTTCCCTTATTTATTGAAGGAAATCGGCAAATTCGCCTTGGTGATGTTGCCCAAATTGAAATCGGTCAAGCACCAGGAGAAGTGCAGCGAATCGACCAACGACAAGTATTTATCATAGCCGGAACCCTAGCAGAGGGAGCGAATTTAGGGCAAGCGCTAGCTGAAGTTAACAACGTGATGCAAAGTATAGACTTACCGCAGGGAGTCAACGTCATCCCGAGTTCGGCGGCGCAGTCCAATCAACAGTTACAAAACTCGTTAAAGCTTTTAGGAGGTTTGGCTGCTTTTCTCGTATTTGTCGTGATGGCAGTGCAGTATAACTCTTTAATCGATCCTTTCGTCATCATGTTTACCGTCCCGCTAGCTCTAGCTGGAGGTATTTTCGGACTCTACATCACCCAGACGGCAATTGGGGCTACGGTTTTGGTAGGTGCGGTGTTATTGGTGGGGATTGTGGTCAATAACGCAATTATTATGGTAGAACTGGCAAATCAAATTCGAGAACGGGAGGGTTGTTCTCGTTGGCTGGCAATTCAACAAGCTGCGCCGCAACGCTTGCGTCCGATCTTGATGACGACAATTACGACTGTATTGGGAATGCTTCCCCTGGCTATGGGTATCGGTCAAGGTTCGGAATTTCTCCAACCTTTAGGAATTGTGGTATTTTCAGGATTAGCTTTAGCAACGTTGCTCACTCTATTTATCATTCCCTGCTTCTACGTCATGCTACATGACATTGGCTGGGGTTGGGCAACGCCAATCTGGAAATCTGTTAGCGTTGTGCCGGAAAAATTTCTGCATCGTAAGCGCTATAAAGATAAACGCTGGTAAGTCATGCATTCGTAGGGGCGGGTTTACCAAAAATCTTTGACTTCAACAAACGATCTGGTGAACCCGCCCGTACAAAAGTAAGTAGGGTGGGCATTGCCCACCATTAAATAGCAATAATTTCTGAATATAATTAAACTGCTATATGCCAACAAATTCTTTGTTTACAGGTCGCGTAGCAGTCATTGCTACTATGCACGAGAAAGAAAAAGCGATCGCACCCATTTTAGAATCAGAATTGGGAGTACAATGTATAGTTCCAAATGGCTTTAATACGGATATTTTTGGTACGTTTACTCGCGATATTGCCCGACCAGCAGACCAAATTGCTACGGCTAAACTCAAAGCTAAAAAAGCTTTAGAAATTACGGGTGAAACAATTGCGATCGCCAGTGAAGGTTCTTTTGCACCTCATCCCGATTTGCCTTTTATTGCGTCGAATCGAGAAATAGTCGTTCTCGTCGATACGCTAAATCAGTTAGAAATTGTTGGTCAGGAAATCTCTACAGAAACTAATTTTAATAGTCAATCGGTTAGAACTGTTGAAGCAGCCGAATCTTTTGCTCGTAAAATTGGTTTTCCTTCTCATGGTTTAGTTGTCATGCTCAGTGCTGACTCGTCAGAACGAGAAGAGATTTTTAAAGGTATCAATACAGAAGATAAATTAAGAAAAATTGTGACTTTTGCTTTAAGCAAATCTTCAACAGGCAAAGTACATATAGAAACAGATATGCGGGCGCTATATAACCCCACTAGAATGCAAAATATTGCTAAAGCTACTAAAAATTTAATTCAAAAAATTCATCAAATATGTCCTAATTGTGGTTGTCCTGGCTTTGATGCGATCGCCCAACGTCGCGGCTTACCCTGTGGATTATGCAATCTTCCCACATCTGCAATCCGCTCGGTAGTCTATCAGTGTCAGAAATGCAGTTTTCAACAAGAAAAACTATTTCCGCATGGTGTGAAAGTAGCCGATCCAGCTCAATGTATGTATTGCAATCCTTAGTTGAAAGTCAAAAGTTAAAACTCAAAAGTCAAAAATTGAAAGTTTAAAGTTAAAGATTAAATATTGTTAGGTTAAATTGTCAGTCACTTTTGGTAACAAAATCTTACAAAGAAGTCATCAAATTTTACAAAAATCTAACTTAAGGTAGAAGAAAACACAATATAAACTTTTCTAATGGGAATAAGGTAACATATATTCTTATCTACTTCGATCGCTTGCAGCCTCATTTCTGGACAGGGCAGCTATCTCTGTCTTGCTCGTGTCATTCAATTTTGCCTTGCGACTTGTGACTTGAGTATGCGATTACTGTTTCTCTTACCCTTAACAACTAGTCTGATCTCTGGGTATCTTTGCAAAAAATCTGCTGATGAGATGGCTTACCTAACAGGAACGGCTACAATCGTCAGCCTGATTTTGGCTTTGATTTTAGCTCCTTGGCAGATCCAATTATTAATCCTGTGTGTAACAATCTTCGGCACAAAAAAATTACTTTTAAAAAATCTATCTAAAGGCGAGTCTAATTCAGTCGCCCAAAGCATAACCC
This genomic window contains:
- a CDS encoding DUF6671 family protein; the protein is MPTNSLFTGRVAVIATMHEKEKAIAPILESELGVQCIVPNGFNTDIFGTFTRDIARPADQIATAKLKAKKALEITGETIAIASEGSFAPHPDLPFIASNREIVVLVDTLNQLEIVGQEISTETNFNSQSVRTVEAAESFARKIGFPSHGLVVMLSADSSEREEIFKGINTEDKLRKIVTFALSKSSTGKVHIETDMRALYNPTRMQNIAKATKNLIQKIHQICPNCGCPGFDAIAQRRGLPCGLCNLPTSAIRSVVYQCQKCSFQQEKLFPHGVKVADPAQCMYCNP